The following are from one region of the Nicotiana tomentosiformis chromosome 7, ASM39032v3, whole genome shotgun sequence genome:
- the LOC138895854 gene encoding uncharacterized protein, whose translation MTKENKHDISFQRAIDISRRIEMIYGQERGPVSDKRSRHFSGFSGASSGGRGTFGRGHPPKLFQSALQEFHVPHDSLSAHVYMSMFVGDSIIKDRVYRSRVISIGSLETSARRMVEKGCLAYLTYIHDSSAEVPSMDLVPVVREFAEVFLVNLPGMPPDRDIDFCIDLASRTQPISIPPYCMGTPELKDLKEKLQALLDKGFIRPSVSLGVFKPYFDPFAIVFIDDILIYSRSREEHGQHLRIVLQTMRDSQLYAKFSKKANVVADALSRKAVRMGSLADIPAAFMVSQSSLYEHIRERQYDYPHFLVLKDTMRHGGAKQVTIGDDWVLRMQGPICGPNVDGLCELILEEAHSFPFFILPGAAKMYQDLRQHYWWRRMNKDIVAYVAWCLNC comes from the exons ATGACCAAGGAGAACAAACATGATATTTCTTTTCAGAGGGCCATAGATATTTCTAGACGGATCGAGATGATTTATGGTCAGGAGAGGGGGCCGGTATCTGATAAGAGGTCTCGTCATTTcagtggttttagtggtgcctcgtctggaggcaggggtacttttggtagaggccatcctcccaagctGTTTCAGTCGGCGCTTCAGGAATTCCATG tgcctcatgattctttgagtgctcatgtgtatatGTCCATgtttgtgggagattctattattaaaGATCGTGTCTATCGCTCGCGTGTGATttctattgggagtcttgagactagc gctcggcgtatggttgagaagggatgcttAGCTTATTTGACCTATATtcacgattctagtgcggaggttccttccatggatttggTACCAGTTGTGCGTGAGTTTGCAGAGGTGTTTCTTGTAAatctgccagggatgccacccgatagagatattgacttctgtattgacttggcttcgcgcactcagcccatttctattccaccatattgtatgggcACTCCTGAGTTAAAGGATttgaaggagaagttgcaagctttgcttgataagggattcattagacctagtgtctcgcttGGG GTATTTAAGCCCTATTTTGATCCTTTTGcaatcgtattcattgatgatatcttgatctattcccgtagtcgagaggagcatgggcagcatcttcggattgtacttcagacaatgagagatagtcagttatatgcaaagttttcaaa gaaggccaatgttgtcgccgatgccttgagtagaaaggctgtgaggaTGGGTAGCCTTGCAGATATTCCGGCtg CTTTCATGGTCTctcagtcttctttgtatgagcacatcagagaacgtcagtatgactaccctcattttcttgtccttaaagacacgatgcggcacggtggtgccaagcaagttACTATCGGAGATGAttgggtgttgcggatgcagggtccgATTTGTgggcccaatgtggatgggctttgtgagttgattcttgaggaggcccacagttttcCGTTTTTCATTcttccgggtgccgccaagatgtatcaggatttacggcagcattattggtggagaagaatgaataaggatatagttgcatatgtggctTGGTGCTTGAATTgttag